The nucleotide window TGGGCGGCGAACTTCTCCGCCCCTTCGGCCACCAGGTACACATGCGGGCTCTCGTCCAGCACCTTGCGGGCGGCATGGATGGGATTGCGGATGCGCTCCACGCAGGCGACGCCGCCGGCGCGCAGGGTGAAGCCGTCCATCATCATGGCGTCGAGCTGGACGTGGCCTTCGCTGGTGAGGAACGAGCCGCGGCCGGCGTCGAAGGTTTCGTCGTCCTCCATGACGGCGATGGCGGCCTCGATGGCATCGAGCGCCGACCCGCCGCGCGCCAGCACCGCCCAGCCGGTAGCGCGCGCATGCCGCACGCCGTTCAGGTGCAGTTCCACCATGTCGTCGGGGATGTTCCAGGCGCCGCCGTGGACGAGAAGGACGGGATCAGGCAAACGGGCTCCTCAGCAAAACCTGTGATGATAGCAGACGCCACACAAGCCGGTGACCCGCATCACTGCGGCCCGGCCTGCGGCGGGCATCCACTAGAGCCGTCATCATTCGCCTGTGTTGTAAACCGGAGGTTACGTTCTTATGGCTACCGCAACCAAGGTCGCTGACCTGGCAGGACCGGGCATCGGCACCTATGAAGAAGTCGAACGCATCCTGCCCACCGACTACCGCTCACTGCTCACCCCCAAGGAGACGCAGAAGGCCATCTTCGCGGTCAAGAACTACATCGAGGAGAACCTCTGCCGGGAACTGAACCTGATGATGGTGACGGTGCCGCTGATCGTGGACGTCGAGAGCGGCGTCAACGACATGCTGGACCGCGACGGCTCGCGCACCCCCATCCAGTTCCACATCTCCAACGACTACGACAAGCATCCCATCGACGCCCAAGTGGTGCAGGCCGCGACCAAGTGGAAACGGGTCGCGCTCAAGCAGTTCGGCATGCAGGTGGGCGAGGGCCTGTGCACCGACATGCGCGCCGTGCGCAAGGACTACTTCCTCGACCACGATCACTCCTGCTACGTCGATCAATGGGACTGGGAGCGGGTGATCACCGCCGAGCAGCGCAACCTTGCTTTCCTGAAGGACGTCGTGCGCAAGATCTGGAAAGTGCTGAAGGGGGCCGAAACCTTCGCCCACGGGCTGTTCCCGCAGCTCAAGACCGGCAAGTATCCCAGCCTGCCGGACGAGCTCACCTTCCTGCACGCGGAAGAGATCCTGGAGATGTATCCCGACCTGCCGCGCAAGCAGCGCGAGACCCAGGTGCTGCAGAAGTACCCGGCGATCTTCATCATCGGGATCGGCTGGACGCTGAAGGACGGCTACCCGCACGAGATGCGGGCCGCCGATTACGACGACTGGGTCACCGAGACCCGGTCGGAGGATGGCCGGCCCATGCACGGGCTGAACGGCGACATCCTGGTCTGGAACCCGGTCACCAAGCGGCGGCACGAGCTGACCTCGATGGGTATCCGGGTGAACCCCGAGACCCTGCGCAAGCAGCTCGCGCTCACCAACCAGACCGACATGCTGAAGTTCCCCTACCACCAGGCCATCACCAAGATGGAGATCCCGCTCTCCATCGGCGGCGGCATCGGGCAGGCGCGCACCCTCATGCTGCTGCTGCGCAAGGCGCATCTGGGCGAGGTCACAGTCACCGTCTGGCCGAAGGTCCTTAAGGAGATGTGCGCCAAGCGGAACATCTTCGTGCTGGAGTAGGCGCGGCACTCGCAGGTGGTGCAGATGAGGGTCGCTCCGGGGTGCGACGCTACGCATCCCAGAGCGACCTGAGTCCCAAGGACTGGATGGGAAAGCCCGGTACCACGACGTAATGTGAAGGCTTGGCACCATTGAGTCCGAAGGACGCAATGTGAAAGCCCGGCACGTAAGTGCCGGGGGGCCCGGCAAAGAGACCCGAGTCCCGCAGGGACGGCACCGTGAGCCACAAATATCCGAACGTCCTCATCCATTACGTCTTCAGCACCAAAGGACGCCGTGATCTCATCCCCGTGGAACTCCAGCCGAAGCTCTGGAGATATTTTGTCGGGATCGGCAAGAACAAGGGATTTCCGGTGCTCGCGGCTGGGGGTACCGCCAACCATGCTCACGTGCTGGTTGCGCTCCCTTCCGACATGGCGGTGGCAAAGGCGATCCAGTTGCTGAAAGGAAACTCCTCCCGCTGGATCGGCGAGCACGGGATTGATTTCGCCTGGCAGGAAGGCTACGGCGCATTCAGCGTCAGCGCCTCGAACGTGGAGGCGGTGAAGGAGTATCTCGAGCATCAGCCGGAGCACCACACGAAGCGCAACTACGAGGAAGAGTTTCTGGCGCTCTTGCGCAAGTCCGGTGTCGCGTTCGATCCAGCGGAGGTGTTTGGTTAACGGTGCCGTCCCTGCGGGACTCGGCCCCTGTTTGGCCCACCTACCCGGCACTTACGTGCCGGGCTCTCACATGCCGCGCCAAGGCGCTGGTCTGGTGAAGCTGCAAGGGCTGTCGCGCCCAGCCAAAAGCGCTGGATGACCGACGCGAGGAGGAACGTCGCACGCGCAGAACTTGTTGTGCGGCAATCTTGGGCAAACGGGACTTCCGCCGAAACGGGCTTGGCTATTGCTGGCTCAGGGCGGGG belongs to Terriglobales bacterium and includes:
- a CDS encoding isoaspartyl peptidase/L-asparaginase; this encodes MPDPVLLVHGGAWNIPDDMVELHLNGVRHARATGWAVLARGGSALDAIEAAIAVMEDDETFDAGRGSFLTSEGHVQLDAMMMDGFTLRAGGVACVERIRNPIHAARKVLDESPHVYLVAEGAEKFAA
- the asnA gene encoding aspartate--ammonia ligase is translated as MATATKVADLAGPGIGTYEEVERILPTDYRSLLTPKETQKAIFAVKNYIEENLCRELNLMMVTVPLIVDVESGVNDMLDRDGSRTPIQFHISNDYDKHPIDAQVVQAATKWKRVALKQFGMQVGEGLCTDMRAVRKDYFLDHDHSCYVDQWDWERVITAEQRNLAFLKDVVRKIWKVLKGAETFAHGLFPQLKTGKYPSLPDELTFLHAEEILEMYPDLPRKQRETQVLQKYPAIFIIGIGWTLKDGYPHEMRAADYDDWVTETRSEDGRPMHGLNGDILVWNPVTKRRHELTSMGIRVNPETLRKQLALTNQTDMLKFPYHQAITKMEIPLSIGGGIGQARTLMLLLRKAHLGEVTVTVWPKVLKEMCAKRNIFVLE
- the tnpA gene encoding IS200/IS605 family transposase, whose product is MSHKYPNVLIHYVFSTKGRRDLIPVELQPKLWRYFVGIGKNKGFPVLAAGGTANHAHVLVALPSDMAVAKAIQLLKGNSSRWIGEHGIDFAWQEGYGAFSVSASNVEAVKEYLEHQPEHHTKRNYEEEFLALLRKSGVAFDPAEVFG